The segment GCGGCCGGGCGATCGCCCGGCAGGCACTGTACATGGCCGCCCTGGCCGGAGCGCGATGGAACGCGGTCCTCCGCGCTCGATACGCGCACCTGGTGGCCACTGGGAAGAAGCCCAAAGTCGCGCTCGTGGCGTGCATGCGGAAACTGCTGATCCACCTCAACAGCCTCATGCGTCAGCATCGGTTCGGCCCGACACCCACTCCCATCCGGGTCTCGTAATCGAGACGGTTGCTCAGCCCCCGAGCCGTCCGAGGTTGCCGGCGCGCGCGAAGCGCTCGCGCAGGATCGAGAGCGCTTCGATCGTGAAGGGCTCGTATGCCGCCGCCCCGCGCGGGCGCCACCAGAGCGGATCCGCGCCACCCACACCGAGGAACCCCTCGCGCTGCAGGTCGCGCTTGAGCACCTTGTTGGTCTCGGAGCGCTTCAGCTCCCGCGCGACCCGCACGTACGTGGGCCGCCACTTGGGCGAGAGATCGGCCTCGCCATCGACGAAGCGGGCGAAGGCCTCCGGATCGAACGTCGCGCCCGCCCGCAGCTCGAGCGCGACCATGGCGCGATCGCCCGCCTCCGCATCCGGCACGCCGTAGACGGCGCACAGGAAGACGTCGGGATGGCGCTCGAGGATCTCCTCGACGGGGCGCGCGAGGAAGTTCTCGCCGTCGACGCGGAGCCACTCGACGTCGCGGCCGGCGAAGTACACGTAGCCCTGCGCGTCGCGGTAGCCGAGGTCGCCGGTGTAGTAGCGGCCGCCGCGCGTGCGCGCGGTCGTCGCCTCGTCGTTCTTCCAGTAGCCCTCGAACATGCCGCTCGACTCGACGTTCACGATCTCGCCGATCGCGTCTTCGGGATTCACGAGCCGGCCCTGCGCGTCGAGCTCGGCGACCGCGCACTCGCTGCCGTCCTCGCGCAATATCTTCACGCCGGCGCCGGCGCGACCGAGCACCCCCGGCGGGTCGTCGGCGGCGCGCGAGAACGACACGCCGACCTCGCTCGACCC is part of the Candidatus Eisenbacteria bacterium genome and harbors:
- a CDS encoding IS110 family transposase, giving the protein GRAIARQALYMAALAGARWNAVLRARYAHLVATGKKPKVALVACMRKLLIHLNSLMRQHRFGPTPTPIRVS